Genomic window (Primulina eburnea isolate SZY01 chromosome 8, ASM2296580v1, whole genome shotgun sequence):
TACagggtttaaattttttttaaaatacaaagcggagacgtaatgtaatttactcaaattacatattaaacatgaacatgcaaatcttgtgttatctacaagaattcaactaggttcaactacacatcagtgctgaatcctatgttgcttcgaagcccggatctccacgctatctaatcttctctcatcctcttcttgaccctgatccagccccacctgttgtcatgcacacatacaaaacaagacaacagccggataactccgatgagatataaatatcccagtataaacaatgtacacatgcaatcatataaaagcatatacgaaagcatataagaattactcataacatgtctcaaatcagaaacataaatcaatatcaaacattcaataatcatgaatgatataaacaatgtaaatcaacatgtcgtatcagactcaacacaaccgacgcgtcgtctcagactcgactctacTGACgcatcgtctcagactcgactcaactctaacctagagatcccgatgtctggatataggtaattttatcgaatctcagtcgataggaatgaatcaatccctaaacggcatcgatataattcatatatcagtgtctgggcgaatcagtcgcagaattgacgaatcagtcaagaattaggcgaatcagccaataaccagacgaatcagcctgtaattaagcgaatcagcttaagtttagacgaatcagtcaataaccagacgaatcagccggtaattaagcgaatcagcttaagtttagacgaatcagtcaataaccagacgaatcagccggtaactagacgaatcagcctacgactcaacgactcagtagtcaatacatgcattcagtatctaagcaaatcagtcaatgactagcgaatcagcagtcatcacatgcagtggctataaatcaatagacaacaaataTCAATcccatcaattacaagaatcgatgtaataaactaagtatgtgatttagggaaactcgattcaaaccttcctcgagttgtgcaatcccaactcaacattaatttatacctttctttctgatactctgactctgtcgaagtctcgaactcaaaacatgtccatatcaatctggcaatgacaataccaaggagtatactatcaatacccattcaaatcaaaactggatataaacagaattcaatcaaattttgtttcactaacataatgtcataatctcaatatatccagcgctaccatatcagtcagatatcaatcccaacatctcgtactcgataacaattcaattctgatatcaaatcgactccaaaactactccgaaaatcataacaattccaaaatcagtccgtttcttaatctgacttcgattctatgatgtctaatacgtcaagaacaacatatatgtgttccattcaattctgacaatatcataatttcaaagcatgtcaaaacgtagtaaaacttacgtccagttgtagcctacgtcgataggaactcgataccgaagtcggattcgaaatcagacggacagatttctcgcaacaggcgtaaggattttctttcttcttcctcataccttttcttcaattctctGAATGATTTTCGAAGGGATTACAGTCTATATATATCAGTGCATGCATGCCATGAGGTGTCCTCATTTTCAcacaacacgtcgcaccgcgggtgcggtaagttcaagaccgcgggtgcgctcatgcttcggcattcttatctattctgaaattgcacgaccgcgggtgcggtacatgtcaagaccgcgggtgcggtcatgcaccgtgggtgcggtcatacttgcaccgcgggtgcggtcacccttcgataaaactgaccaagtttctgtccatgcaccgcgggtgcggtacatgcaagggcgcgggtgcggtacatgcaagggcgcgggtgcggtgttgcttcggcaacacactctgaaattcaaaataaatggccacacattatcttaaatcgtttCTCAATTGGCCCTTttgtaatcacgttaaattataagtcaataatccttgattaacagtgattaattctcgggcattacaaaatataacaaaatactACTGGGACTGATATTTAATCTCCACCAACCGATGAAATCGTGAAAACAATGGATGAAATGTCGTGATCACAAGTGTAGATAAGGGACAAAAACTACATGTGATTGTATGGGCTTGATCGAGTTCATGAATAAAAAAGCCCGTGTAGTCACTCATTCAAACCAGGCCTTTTTTATGCACTGCTCATTTTTTGAGAGAACAAATTCATTGATAGTGCCGAAATGTTTTCAAGTATATATAAAAACGGAGGTACAAAGCCTCAAAAGATAAATATTTACGAGAAAATAGAAAATTTTGGTTAGTCAATCAAAGTTTTGGGCATATTTTTCTAGTCAGTTTATTAGATTATTTATCATTTAATTGTGAGGTAATTGATAGAGCTTTTAAATTTTCATAGctcttttaattatttttacacTGACTAACTAACTCGTGTgatgaaataattaaagacTTATGTTATTGATACTTGCATAAGCGTTCAGGTCATCTTAGAACCCGGTTTGTGGGGAAATTGGGAAGCTAAGAAAGCACTAACCCGGGTGACAGATCATATCATCACGAGCACGGGTGAGCTCAGGCTCTCAGATGAGCCTGGGTGCTGTAAGCCCGGGCAGTGTGATGAGTCAGAGGACATGGCTTCTCACCATGATCATCTACCTGAGCAACTTGGTACATGTGTCACTCCCGGGTATATAGATATAGGATGCCATGATTTGATATCATTTGCATGTCTTTCAGTGCACGTATGGATGATGTGAGTTTACCAGAATTGGTATGGTTTGTTAGATATGGTAGTATCTGGGAGCAAGGCATGGGTGACCATCTCGCCATGAGTAGCAACCAAACACTGAAAATAAGATCATCATTAACTTTTCCTTATATATACCAGGTTTAATTGATATTAATGTGTTCAGAACTAATGTTATTTGCTCTTTTAAGTGTGCAGATTCTCCTGCCTGAATACTCCCGCTTGATCTCCAATGTACTTGAGAAGAAATCCATTCGACATGATATAATTTCCCACTAAACTCAACTCGATTTAATTGGTCTATATCATTGACGTCGTATATGGAAAACTATATCTAAGGCCTAAATATGGTTTCAACACGTAAAACAACCCAAATTGATGGTTCCAGTAGGGAGTCATCGGATAGAGGTTCCCCAAGGAAAACCACCACCTCAGAAAACTTTTTTGATCAACCAAGAGCAATTAACCCAGTGGAAGAAGTGGTTGTCCAGAAATCCATGATGGAGAAGTTACCTCTTAGTAGCAGCTGTGTTTGATCACCATGAAGAAGGGTCTGAGGATGAGTCCAGGGACGGAGCCACCCCAGCCCAgggtaaaaaaaatatgattattatgtattttttaattatagattagattaattttttgtaaaactCACTAGTAAGTGAAATATTTATTGTTCCTTAAAGCTTCAGCCTAGGTTCCGTTGAATCAGAGCCTAGGATGAAAAAATTTTCTGGCGACGTCCCTGGATGAGTCCTCTGCTCGGAACAAGATCAAGAAGGAAGAAAGTTCTAGGAGTGTTCCAAGGCCCTTACCATGGCCGAGAAACTGGAAGACTTGAGAAAGAAAGTGAATAATCTGGAACGACAGGCCGGGTCTTCCAGAACCCTCCGAGATGACAAGATAAAGTGTAAATCTTTCTTGACCACGTTGATGGACTCAGCCCAACATTGGTTTGACGAACTCGAGCCTCAGAGCATACGATTCTTTGACGATTTTAAGAGCATTTTCTTGCAACAATTCAGTAGctgcacaaattttaaaaagacTACTTTCAGTTTGTTTGAAGTAATGCAATGTACGGATGAATCATTACGTGCATACACCCGCAAATTCAACAAAGCGTCTTTGGAAGTACCTTCTTACGTTACCGCCGGACCTCGGTGAAAAAACTACCATGAAACTTTGAAGATCTGTTATATCGAGTAGAGAAATATATCAACATGGAAGAAGTCGAGAGCCAGAAGATAGGTCATGAAGAAAGAAATGATTGATCGACCGGGTAGAGTTGAAGAACTAATACAGAAGGGAAACTCCTTAGGGCGGTTTTCTCACTATACCCCCTGAAAGTGCCAAAAGATCAAGCGATGTATCTTTGTGAAGAGGAGACAATTTTGTCCCAACCCCAACGATCATCGCGTGGCCCAAGATCAGTCCAGAGGCAGAAGAGAGGTCGTGAAGAAAGAAATGGTTGATCGACCGGGTAGAGTTTAAGACTGAGTGCAGAAGGAAAACCCCTTAGGGCGGTTTTCTCACTATATCCCCTCAAAGTGCAAGGGTTCAAACAATTCATCTTTGTGAAGAGGAGAAAATTTTGTCCCAAACCCATCAATCATTGCAAGACCCAAGATCAGCCCTGAAATTTTGCACCTGCCACCGAGAATGTTGTCATGATACCATTGAATGCAAACAATTGAGAAATAACCATCCCCGGCCATATTCCGGTGGACAAGCCGAGgggaaaaatgattttttagttCTCAAACAAACTAATACTTGGAGTTGTCACCTATGTCATGAACAATGTTAGAGACATCGGAGACACTCGAATAAATTTTATGACGTTCAAGTCAACTATCACCTCAATAAAAcactcaaaaaaataaaattttagagTAAAAATAAGAACATATCTCGATAAATGaaattattctttttttttatagattctCAAAGACGGATCATGGGCTTTGAAGGTGTGGGCCCACTTTTTAGCTTTGAAGCTGTAAGCccaattttgggtttaataaattttaatcatTATTTGAGCCTTTTCCTCctctaattatattatattaattataaataccacatttttaattttaccataattgaaatattaattaaatgagtTGTTACCCATCAATTATATAGTTAttatatagtatagatatataGACACGCATATATATACAAGTTCCCTAAAATAGATAAGTTCAATGGTTGTGAAAGTTAAACTATCATGTATTAAATGATACCcgaaatcatttaaatttaagtaaacagtgtccaaaaatttatatgttcacaTTTGAAATTCAAAAAACCCGTGCAAGGTCCAACAAAGAATTATTGGCCATAATAACACAATAATGTGTTAATAAATATACATACACATTCATTATGTGTGATGTAGAATAAATTCTTGTGTCGTCAATATTGATTAGGTAATAAAGTGTttctgaaaattatattttttatcataTAATTGCACATTTTTAATTCATTTTCAATTCTCAATTCAATCTAATTAAAAATTTGCAATTTATtcaattttagtattttttacCGTATTATTGACATAACGTcggaaaattattttgttttactAAAATTGATGACGTGTTTGATATGTTTGATGAGATATCAACAATCGCACGAAAGATAACTAAAATTGGACCAAAATCGAGAATTAACCAAATAACATgaccaaaaattaaaaaaaaatgtaaattaaaaaaaacaaaaatatactTACCATGAGATGTTCATATTATCAATGCGAATTAAGATGATTCGCATGAGAGTAGGTTTTTGTGAGACAgtgtcacgaatctttatctgtgagacggatcaattctacccatattcacaataaaaagtaaaaattttagcattaaagtaataatttttcatggaataccaaataagaaatatgtctcataaaacacgacctgtgagatcgtctcacacaaatttttgcattCGCATTAgatataataaatcataaacaaATATTATGTAAAATATATCGTATAACCAACCAGTCTAAATAAATttcaaaggaaaaaaaaaaaaaccaatctAATTAGGTCACAGAGTGTGTCGTGCATCGGCTTTGAGTAGGTAGGTGGCATTAACACTACTGTATATCTCGCATGAACAGTTCATTAGCAAATTAAGGTGCTGAATAGGGTTCCCATTATTTTGCTCCATCTTTGTAAATACAGAGTCTTTAATAGCTGTCTCCACCTCTGTGTGTATAAATGAATACAGTCAAATTTGACTAAATTCTATAATGGATTACAGAACACGAACACagaaatttttttatcttgTACAATTTCTCTATGTTTTTCATTGCCAAGTGTGATGGAATTGGGGCCCCGAAACCTGAAGCATGGATATCTTCTCTTTTAACAAATGcacatgcatgacttaatgcatgATGCAGCTTTCGAGTAACTCTGCAAGAAGActgtaaaaataatttaaaaatacctgTGACCCCTACTACGTCGACATCTGGTACgttcttattaaatatttctgttgaaaatatttatttctgcCAGTTGGtggtttaaaaaaatttcaccCTCTTCTTCTTTATAACCAGCATTGTGTACTCATCTGCTCACCGGCTAGCCATTTGCCGATAGAAATAATAGTGGTAAATAAAAAGATAAAGATATATGGAAATTATAGACATTGTTGTACTATTGCTGACAGCCCTTTTCCTCCGCTTATGGTGGCGATACTGTTCCGCCGCCAGCGGAAAATCCAGAAACCTACCACCTGGTCCGCCTGGTTGGCCGCTTGTGGGGAACTTGTTTCAAGTGATCCTCCAGCGCCGCCCTTTCATATTTGTTGTCCGTGATTTACGTGTAAAATATGGTCCCATTTTCACCATGCAGATGGGGCAACGAACTCTGGTGATTATCACCAGCTCGGAGTTGATCCATGAAGCCCTTGTTCAGAAAGGCGCGCTCTTCGCCAGTCGGCCGGCGGATTCCCCTATCAGACTCATATTCAGCGTCGGGAAGTGCGCCATTAACTCGGCTGAGTACGGCCCTCTGTGGCGTGCCCTCCGCCGTAACTTCGTAACCGAGCTTATAAATCCGGCGAGAATCAAGCAGTGCAGTTGGATAAGAAAGTGGGCTATGGAAAACCACATGAGGCGGCTTCAGGAAGAAGCGTCCCGCGTAGGATATGTGGAGGTGATGAGTAATTGCAGGCTCACCATATGCAGCATTCTTATTTGCCTGTGCTTCGGGGCAAAGATTTCTGAAGAACGAATCAAAGCAATCGAGAGTATATTAAAAGATGTGATGATGATGACCACGCCGAAGCTGCCAGATTTCTTGCCCTTGTTGACCCCTCTTTTCCGACGGCAGGTGAAGGAAGCTAAGGAACTGAGACGGAAACAGCTGGAATGTTTGGTTCCATTGATTCGAAACAGAAAGGCATTCGTTGAGAGTGGAGGAAAGCACACAGCCGCCACTTCCGAAATGTCGAGCCCCATCGGCGCTGCGTATATTGATTCATTGTTCGAGCTTGAACCGGCGGGAAGAGGGAAGTTGGGGGAAGAAGAAATGGTGACGCTTTGTTCTGAAGCAATTAACGCGGGAACTGATACGAGCGCCACCACTCTGGAGTGGGCTTTGCTCCATTTAGTACAGAATCAAGAAATTCAAGCAaaactttataaagaaataGTTGACGTTGTGGGTAAAGACGGAGTGCTGACTGAATGTGAGGTTGAGAAAATGTCATATCTTGGAGCCATAGTGAAGGAGACTTTCAGAAGACACCCTCCAAGTCATTTTTTGCTCTCTCATGCAGGTAAATTTGGaaacttttttatttttgtttaatatTTGTATATGCTAATTAAACTTTGAAATTACGTACATTTTTTCAAGTTTCTTTCAGTTTAACAACAATTATCTTAAAATCCATGCAGCCACGAAAACGATAGAGCTTGGGGGATACACAATTCCAGCCGACGCAAATGTGGAGTTTTACACAGCTTGGCTGACGGAGGATCCGGACATGTGGCAGAACCCTAGTGAATTCAAGCCAGAGAGGTTCTTAATCGGCGACGGCACGGAAGTGGATATCACCGGAATGAAGGGAGTCAAGATGCTGCCATTTGGGGCTGGCCGGAGGATTTGCCCCGCCTGGAGTTTGGGCACATTGCATGTGAACTTGCTCCTGGCCAGGATGGTGCAAGCGTTCAAGTGGATCCCCATTCCGGAAAACCCACCCGACCCGACCGAAACCTTCGCATTTACTGTTGTCATGAAGGATCCGCTCAAAGCAATTATTCTGCCACGGGCAAAGATTTGAATTATTGATTGCGCTGATAGTCCCACAACAATGAAGTCCATCCGTGGTCTGTTATTGTTTTGGTTTGTTGGGTTTCAATGTGTTGATTTTATGTGTTTTACATCGAATGAAAGCCTTTATTTGTTAATATCGTATGATTCATACATATTACAGCTGCAGTGTGCACTCATGGAAAATGATAACTAACTGGTCAATTTTGTTTCATTTCAGTGAACAAATTAAATCAAAGTGTAATATTTTCTCATGCATTccccaaataaaagatatgtcttacaaaatacgacccacccatgagatcatctcacacaagtttttgtcttagaataataaaagatatgtcttacaaaatacgacccattagatcatctcacacaagtttttgtcttagaATTATATTCTACGATCAACAAACACGCTTTCATTTGAATAGTGATGTGATTCCAGATATTTAAGAGCTTGTTTGGTTTGGTTTTGTTTTGAGAAATATTCTCggaaataattattaatgttTGGTTTGGTTTTGTTTTGAGAAATATTCTCGGAAATGATTATGAATAGAGtttccataaaaaaaatttatttgatttcGTTTTGGAGaagtataataattattattatttatagatGTAAAATAATATCGTGAATCattgtttaaaataattttgaactCTTAAATATTGCATTTAAAGCTATAATATATACATAGAGAGAGTATTTTGGAGAAAGAGAAAATTGAATTAAGTAATAATTATGTCGGAAATTTAAATGGATGGAAAATATGTTTTAGAAAGaagattaaaaaaataacaaaaaaactcTTATAAAAATATCGACGGATTAATTTTTTAAGACAGATcagatatataaaaaattattattttttatattaaatattattttacacttTAAATATGAATGAGGTCGTCACGAATCTCTGAAGACCTACTCTAAAAATAAACGAGAATAAGAAAATGTCTATCGATCAAAAAGCACGTATATACAACCAAGGCTTTATTAGTTTACAAACTTTTATGAGAACGTCTTATGAATCAATTTTATCATACGGATCTTATTCGACCCAACCATGAATAAgtattatttttcacaaaaactCCTATGAGACTGTTTTATCTAAGCTTGCTCGATTTTCCTCACCCGCTGTATTGAATCTAACCAGCTTATGAGTAGGGATGTCAACGGGGCGGGTATGGCTAAACCCAAGACCCACCCCATGAAGAAAACTTAGACCCATTACCCACCCCACCCCGGTTAAATATTTTTCGGACCCACCCCACCTCTAATACGAAACGGGTCCGGGTAGACCCGTGagacccgaatttttttaaaatgaaaacaataatatttttctcacatgactgaattatgaaaaaaaaaaatttctaaatagAATACAATAGAAAACTAATTCATATCTTCaaccacacttaataataaaaaacaaattatttttatgacataaaaaattacataaaaaagaGATATTAGCATATAGTTAATAGTTATGGTGGTGTAGggttttatttataattgatcTATCTATTTGGATAATAAACTAAAGTCCAACCCAATTAGAAATTCAATTAACCTAAAGAATCAAATATGTCTATGGTTGACCTTGAAATGggttgataaaaaatgaaaattaataaaactaaaaccctaTAATATTTATATCTACATATACGGGGTGGGTATGTGGCGGGTATTATAAGACCCATGACCCGCCCCATACCCAGATGAGTCTGAAAAATTAGACCCGAGACCCTCCCCATGACCCATTTAATATGTCCAAACCCATCCAGATGGGGTGGGTCCATTGCGGGTCTGGGTTTTACCCAGACCCATTGACATCCCTACTTATGAGATGTAAAAAAATCCCCGGAGAATGGTCAATTTTGTTATATGAATCTCCTACTTATTCAATTCATAAAAATGTATTAGCTTTTatataaaaagtattatttCTTGTTCAATGCATGAATCGAGTCGACCCGTCTTACAATAATAAATTCGTAAGATTTTCTCACAAAATACCTACAATTATTagttgaaatattttaattaataatgtTTTTTTCCCACCAACATAAAGACATTAGTCAACGTCATGTGGAAACCTAAGCCAATGAAAcaaatgaataaaaattatgGTTGGGATTTGAAACATTTCAAATATACATTActgttattatttaattaaatttgaaaacctTATACTAATTAATTTGTAATTAATGTGGtaaaactttatttaaaaatacaattatatccttatttttctatatttttaaatttaatcttatatttatttatattttaaaatttgtaaatattttatcactcttaataaaaaaatatgaaaaaattattaatttgtaaAGAACAAAAATAATCGcgtttatataaatatttcaaCTGTATGTGCAGTAGGTCGCTAACTATAAATATACACATAAAAAATTTTCCCAAATGAAATAAATGTCTTAAATCAATACGCTTATACGCAGCCTTAATTTTGGCGGggaaaatcttttaaaaatcaagtcAAGAATTTTTTAGGAAAATGTATCGAAATATTGTAATATGATTAGGTGATAGCACAAAACTCCAAAATGTACGATGGAATTGTAATTTATTCAAcctatataaaaatttaatagtaGATATCTTGTGAGATGATCGCACATATCTTTATTTCTGATACGGATCAACATTGTTTATATttccaataataaataatatttttgacataaaagtaattttttttcatgaataactcaAATAGGATATCTGTTTCAAAAAATTAACTCGAAATAACATCtcacaaattttaaatttttatttttagaaaaaacttAATAGCATTGAATTGAAAAGATGGGAATATTAAATGAAAAGGGTATGCTGTATGCAGAATTGAGTAAATACTGAATATTTAAAGATGGAGAATTCTGATACCCGATGGACCATTCCGTGGACGTATGGCCATAATAACACAACCCATTAAATAGGTATACGGTAATCCCACCTACTTCTGCCACACAGCTTACTTTCTTCTCCACCGCACCAAGTCCGATAGGGAATTGGATCTTCTGTCGGGAGTAAGCACAGCATGTGATATTCTACATTatcaaaaattgatttttttttatgagataGTCTCGTATATTTGATGAGACAAGTCAATCatgttcatatttataataaaaatttgtatttttgatataaaaagtaATGATTTTTTGCAGTGTTTTAAAAAGCCTGTTTAAGCTTGAAGCTCGACAAAAACGCCACACTTCATAGAAAAACGGAAAAACACGGTTAAAATGTAGTTTGACCGAATTAAACGTAATTAAGGCGTTTAATTAAGTGTACTTAAGCACAAGTAGTcacatctatttatttttacattttttattttgaaggtatgtttttttattttaaaataataaattaagtttataatttatatgtttatttttaaattttaattatgattaggCATTTCTGATAataatttgacaaatatttagcaTTTTTTTTAATGTGGTCTAAttacaaaaacaaataaagattgtaattttgagattttatgtttttataaatatgagaattaatttatcatacttaaatttatcatatttatgtattattttatctatttattggtttgagctaattacaattacactaaagataaaaaaacGTTTTTTCAAGCTTAAGCATATGCTAATCTCGCTTAAGCTTGAAAAGCTTGGAGCTCGACATCCGCGCTTCGGGGTGCTGCACGCTTTTTAGAACCTTGGTTTTTTGTGtgtgactcaaataaaatatatatatcacaaagttgacttgtgagaccgtcttatataagttttttttaaaaaaaatatatatttaaatgtgAATCATTCATTGTATGTATATGATATCAATCAAAATTTATAAGATGTATATTTATCGTATCGACTTAATTTAAGGTCGTATAAggtttattcaaaataatctCGATACTTATTACTATATCACAAATTATTCTCAAATCCATTTTTCACTAAATAattgttattatttatattattttatagatTAATTTGTTTAGGCCACAttaattattatcataataagtTCTCAAATATCTTAATAGTAAAATTcagttattttaaaaatattgttaattACACAaattcatttaaattaattattaaaaattatttataattattacaaAATCGAATGTTTGttattttatcaaaaaatataattattttatcaaaaattataattactcTTGTTATAGCTGGTGCATTGATTTGCTACTATAGTGTATTTAGTGTCGGCAAAGTTTAATCGATAAACTGCAtttatgtagtgacccgttccagaatcacctactaatcaaaaactaagcatgcaacttaacttaattaaaaacaatcagagataacagcggaacataccaacaaatgatagttatacatccaatcgaaatagaatagtactgaaaactaaaccaaccagctactcaacgtcctcctcctgctcctcctgagctgtccaacctgaggcctgccccgtgggaatggggtgtccaagaataaacaaaaccgaggacgtgagcgataagaacgcccagtacaaaagtatgagtatacagacctatatgaaatgcacatgttatgatcatgataccggggtagtcaagaaacaggagtcacaaaaggatctcaacaatgctcagtctagaggcgccaagtggatagtgccgcgcggtccaacctctgggtcactgcatccactacaagacagacgtggacctaaaaatgtcccggaccaccgaagccctcccgacccgtcggccactgtgtactctcggtgtccatgcgtccacaagacagggctgagcggccccaagatatagcttatctcgaaagagatacagctcaacagtaaaggctatctcgaaggagatacggctcaacatgaaatgcaacgtgcagtaataaacgtgacataatagcatgcatcatatgacatatatcaatgcaccacataatcatgcaacacatataagaatgtatactcaaccaggatatctcggatagtactttcgtacctctatcacagcaagcctagccttacgcaacaccgctaatcaggtctagcacaagcctatgcatcaaaagcatactcaatcaatactaccatgctcgactagcaaaaccagtactaccaaaggtttaggg
Coding sequences:
- the LOC140838812 gene encoding cytochrome P450 77A3, translated to MEIIDIVVLLLTALFLRLWWRYCSAASGKSRNLPPGPPGWPLVGNLFQVILQRRPFIFVVRDLRVKYGPIFTMQMGQRTLVIITSSELIHEALVQKGALFASRPADSPIRLIFSVGKCAINSAEYGPLWRALRRNFVTELINPARIKQCSWIRKWAMENHMRRLQEEASRVGYVEVMSNCRLTICSILICLCFGAKISEERIKAIESILKDVMMMTTPKLPDFLPLLTPLFRRQVKEAKELRRKQLECLVPLIRNRKAFVESGGKHTAATSEMSSPIGAAYIDSLFELEPAGRGKLGEEEMVTLCSEAINAGTDTSATTLEWALLHLVQNQEIQAKLYKEIVDVVGKDGVLTECEVEKMSYLGAIVKETFRRHPPSHFLLSHAATKTIELGGYTIPADANVEFYTAWLTEDPDMWQNPSEFKPERFLIGDGTEVDITGMKGVKMLPFGAGRRICPAWSLGTLHVNLLLARMVQAFKWIPIPENPPDPTETFAFTVVMKDPLKAIILPRAKI